The Pontiella desulfatans sequence GAAGATCACTGGGTGACCGGTGAGAACGGACATCTATACGAGAATTGGCTCAACCGTACGCGTCGGCAGGAAACCAATCTCTGGGGAATCGTGGATCAGGTGCTTCGTCGGGAACAACAGGAGGAACTGCGGAAGGCCGTGGAGGACTACTACCGAGATAATCCGGATATCTGTCGCGCATTGCGGACTCAGCCACAGGAAATGGCATCCGCGATACCGAGAAGGGTGGGCTCCGTGGAGAACTCGCAGAATTTCTTTTCATTGGACCCGTTTGCGAGTCTCGATCCGGTCACCCGTGAGCTCACCGAGTCGCGGCTTTTCGCCAAACGGGCCACCTTCGTTCTCACACGCATGCCTGAATTGTTGCGGTGGCAAAGTGAGTTACTCCTGATGGATTCGACTGCACAGCCTGATGTCGCCCAAATGATCCGGAACTCAACGAGCATAAGCGAAAGCCTTGATCGGGCCAGCCGAGCGGTGGAAGCACTGCCTGATCACATCTCCTACGAGCGCGAAGCGTTGGTTCAGGCTCTGACAGATCAGCAGTCGGAACTCTCTGAGATCATCGAAACCGCCACCGCGATGTCGGAATCGATGACCGGTACAGTGACGAATACCATCAGACTAGTACAACTGTTCGGAGTCGGAGAGACCAATCTCGCTCTAGGCACGACCAGTACGAACAGCAATCCGTTTGATAACGGTGGTGTACCAGCTCGATGCCGGAGTACGTCGTCTAATTTACGTCGGCAAAAGCCGGACCACAAAAACACTGCTGAGATTCTTCTTTGAATTCGGTAAGGAACGCACTGCTGCGTTGAAGTTTATCTGCTCGGATATGTGGAAGCCGTATCTGAAAGTCATTGCCAAAAAAGCACCACAGGCACTGAACATTCTCGATCGGTTTCACATTGTCTCCCACCTAACCAAAGCGGTCAATCAGGTGCGGATAGAAGAAGTGAAGCGACTCAAAGACGAGGGCTACGATGAAAGTGTCCTTCGGCATACAAAATACTGCTTACTCAAGAACCCGGAAAACCTGACGCCGAAACAGGAGGCAAAACTCGACGACGCACTCAGCTATGATCTCAAGAGCGTGAGGGCTTATCTGCTCAAAGAAAGCTTTCAGCTTTTCTGGGACTATGACAGCCCGTACTGGGCAGAATGGTATCTGGATAAATGGTGCAAAAGAGCTATGCGTTCTCGGCTGGAACCAATCAAAAAATTCGTCAAAACAGTTCGTTCTCACCAGCCGCTGATCATGAACTGGTTCAAAGCAAAAAAGGCCTATTCATCAGGTATTGTCGAAGGAATGAACCGCAATGTGAATCTGGTAACGAGAAAAGCCTTCGGGTTTCGGAGCTATGAAGTGTTAAAAATCGCCCTGTTTCACACGGTGGGAGGGTTGCCGGAGCCGGAATCAACCCACCGATTCTGCGGATGAGGCTGTTTTATTAGGAAAAACCAATGCTTTCAGGGGTCCCTTAACCTGCATGAACACCTGACCCATTGGGCGCTAAGGATAAGTTACCAAGACAGGGGAATTAAGTGACCGGATAGTGTAGGCACTGCCATCCCGATATAGCTCGTAAAGATCCGGCAACTGAGGGCATTACCGGTATTGCAATCTGAAGGCAGTACGGCCTAAATCCATCTTTTACGCCTGAAAAAAATGAGCATGCTGACAGCCATGGCGATCATCACGGCCCAGGCAATACCGTACGCCCACGCTATTTTTAATTCAGGCATGTTTTCAAAGTTCATGCCGTAGACGCCCGCGATAAACGTGAGCGGAATAAAGATGGTGGCTATCACCGTAAGTACCTTCATGATTTCATTCATCCGGTTACTGACGGTTGTCATGTAGGTATTAAATGCCGACTCTGTCATGTCGCGCAGCATTTCCATCAGGTCAATGATCTGAATGGTGTGCTCATAGACATTCCGCAGATACGGCCCGAGCTTTTCGTCAACAAGCTCATGCTCCGAAAGTTCAAACCGGTTGGCGACTTCACGAAGCGGAAGCACGTTCTTGCGCAGCAGCATCATGGATTGTTTCAATTTATCGATATCCTGAAGCTGCTCGGGCCGGGCTTCGCCGATAGCCGAGGACTGTATCGTCTCTATCCGGCCACCCAGGTCCTCCAACATCGGGAAATATCCATCAACGATTACATCCATGATCGCATAGGCCAGATAGTCGCTTCCGCTTTTTCGAATGCGTCCCTTCCCGGAGAGAATGCGCTCGGCAACCGGGGCCAATACCGACCCATCCTGCTCGCAGAAAGACACGACCAGATTGTTACCGACGAACAGGCTTACCTGTTCTGAAGCAATGCTGTTATCAGCCGATTCGTGCAGCATGCGAAGGATCAGGAAAAGATAATCATCATGTTCTTCGAATTTGGAACGCTTGCCGGTGTTCAGTATATCCGCCAGAACCAACGCATGGATGCTGAATCGCTCTCCGATGCTCCTAAGCAATTCGACATTGCCCAATCCCGTGACATTGATCCACGTAATGGAATCGCGCGAAAGATATTCTTCGCAATCCCCGATGCTTCCGACCCTTTGCTCCGAAGCCTCTGCCTCTGTAAAATCAATAACATCGATACGGGTTTCCATTGCGTTCAGTCCACCAATATAAACCAACGATCCCGGAGGAAGCCCGGCCATTACTGAGCGCTTCTTAATCAACGCCATCCTACACCCCCATTCTTCTATGCTAATCAGAACCATACCTGTGCATATCATTCGGACAAGAGTAAAATACGTGCTGAAGACACAACTTGTGTTGACAGAACCACAACCAACCCCTAAGTCTTGGGGAAACCCGGGGAGGACGAGATGGCACCAGCTGCATTCACATGGATAGGGATACTCATTCTGATTATACAGTCGGGCACCTTCTCTGGGCTTAACCTTGCCATGTTCGGCATCAGTTCCCTGCGTTTAAAAACGCTTGCCAAAACCGGGAATAAAGAAGCGGCAGCCCTGATGGAGATGCGGAAGGACTCCAACTTTCTGCTCACCACTATCCTGTGGGGCAACGTAGGAACCAATGTCCTGCTTGCCATGCTTTCGGATTCGGTCATGTTCGGCGCTTTCGCCTTTCTTTTCTCGACCGTGGTCATCACATTCTGCGGAGAGATCATACCCCAGGCCTATTTTTCGCGACACGCCCTGCGCGTGGCCAGCCTGCTCTCCCCGGTGCTGCGCTTTTATCAGGTTCTGCTCTACCCCGTGGCCAAACCCTCCGCTGTATTCCTTGACAAATGGCTTGGTCAGGAAGGTATCGACTATATTTCCGAAAGAGAGCTGATCGAGGGCATTCGTCTACACATCAACTCCCCTGACTCGGAAATGAGCTCTGTGGAAGGCCTGGGCGCCATTAACTTTCTAAAGCTCGATGACTTGCTGGTGACGCAAGAGGGAGAGCCTGTTGATCCAGACAGCGTCATTCAACTGCCCGTATCTCAAGGACGACCCACGTTTCCCGACTACACGGCAGCTTCAGATGATCCGTTCCTGCGACAGGTTCAGGCGTCAGGCAAGCGCTGGATCATTATAGCGGGCGAGGAAGGTGCGCCATTATACGCACTCGATGCTTCAGCCTTCCTGCGCGCCGCCCTGTTCTCTTCCGGGAAAACAGATCCGATGGATCATTGCTGCGCTCCCATTGTGGTTTTCAACCGACAGACCAGCCTGGCCGATGTGCTGGGAATGCTGAAAGCGGCCCATCCGGATGACCGGCTTGAACATGATCTCATTCTGTTCTGGGGAGAAGATAAACGCATTATAACCGGGGCGGATCTGCTTGGTTATCTCATGCGCGGGATTACCAAAACAGCGGGTTGAGCCCTTAACGAGTGTCATTCATGTTGAGGGTGGGTGTTGACCCCGTTTCCCGCTTCATGCGGTCATATTTCGCGGCAAAGACCGGGTCTTCTTCTTTGATTGCATCCCAAAGGCGCGTGATATAATCAGGCGGGAATGAGTAGATAGGTGCGTCTTCCTGCATCACTAACCCGCGTTGTTTAGGAGTCAGGCCGTAATAGAGGGTCATCAGGACATCGCTGCTGACCCATGGGCTGCTCCTGAAATAACCGTGGCCTTTGCCCTTGGCTGATCCCTCTGCCTCGCTGACATTTACGAAGCTCAACCTGTCCTGTAGATCCAGCATGGCCTTACGCGATGCTGGATGCATCGCGTGGCCTCCAGCCCCCCACGTCTCACCCAGTCTTTCCTGGTGGGTCAGGAACCGGGCAAGTCCGAGCGCTTTGTCGGTAGGGGAAATATAAACCGTCATGTGCTGCACTACGTCGAGAATGCCATCCGCAATGTAGATGCCAAACGTATTCCTATCAAGATCGCTGCCGACAAGAATCACATTGCCGATGGGTACGTTTAAAGATCGTCGATCCTCTGGTCTCCCCTGATTCTTGAGCGCGAGTTGCTCCAGAACCCGCAGAACCAAACGGGTTCCGTTGCTGTAGCCAATGATGTGGATTTTCTCCACATCCGTCTGTTCGGCCAGTAATTCCAATAGCAGGCGCAGGTCGCGCGCAAACCCGACGGATGTATCACTGTCTTTGATGTAGGCAAACTTGCTGGGAGTCGAGGGCCAGGAATAGGCGATGAATGCGCCGTTGTAACCGAGAAAATGCCACAGCTCCGCCGATACCAGAATCGGATTTTCAAACGCCACTTTGTAGCCGTGCACATAGATGTACACATGCTTTTTCTTCGTATTGGAAAGTTGGCCGTTAACAGCAGCCACAAATTCAGGGGTTGCATCCTGAGGGCGTTCCGCTTCACTCAATACTTCTGTATCCACCCAAAAAGGCAGCGTATCCTCTATGACCCCCCATTCCTCAACGGTCGATATCTTGATCGGAAAGCGGTCAGCGCGCGACTTCAGCAAGGAAACTTCCCGGGCCATCTCCCAGGTAAAGTCCTTTTCGCCGAATTGAATTTCTGCCAGCCCTGCACGAAGTGCATATCCCGGTTCATTCAGATAAAACTTTTCTTTGTCTTTTTCGGTGCTGGGTTTTCGATCGGTGACGAACAGGATTCCGTTATGGGGTGCGGTACCGGGCTCTGGGGCTTCCGGCAGCGGATTGAGCAGTCCATCGCCATAGACGTCGGGCGCGGGCATGAGATCGATCTGGTCGACCGGCGGGCTCTTGCACCCGGCAAACAGCAGGACGCCCACCAAAACAGTCGGCACCAGGCTTGGAAGTCGACACCTATTCAACATGCACTTTCTCTCCCTAAAGTTGTGCCAGATGATAGGTAAATCCTGAATACAATGCAATGTTAATGAAATTGGGGGTTTCTGCTATTATATCGATGAAGAAACAATATCGCTGTAATTCCAATCCAAAAAAACTGTACAGGATTCCAAGGCAGGAATAGAGTTCCCTAAGTTTATTATGAGCGGCCATGAACGCTGTTCAATCAGGGAATACCCGTGACGGGAACAAACATGCTGAAAAGTTTCATCCTCATACTACTTATGTTCGCGGCGACGGGATGTTCCACGCTTACCGTTGATCGTCGTGCCGAGCTGGATCAGGAAGCGGTAGGGACTATCAATAAGCTGGCCGAAAACAATCCGGGTTTGGAACAGAAACTAAGCGATGCTTTGGGTTACGTGTTCCTGGGGTGCAGGACGATGAAGATAATTCCCTGGATCGGATGGGGTAGCGCGAAGGGTTTTGTCGTCGACAACGCGATCGGTAAACGAACGTATATCAAGGCTTCCAGGTGGGATGTCGGTGGTGGCTATGGCATACGCGACTACGATGTAATGATCGTATTATATGATCCCAAGCTCATGAAGAAAGCGTACACCGGAAAATGGAGCTTTGGTGCAGGAGCTGAGGCCACAGCGGGAACGGCAAGTGTGGAGGGCTCAAGCAGCCAGCTCGAACTCAACAAGAAATACGAGCTGTTCACTCTTTCCGAACGAGGAGCTTCCGTCACATGGACCGTGAACGCCATCCACTTCAAACCCTATAAAGACTGAGCACCACCGCGACTCGTGCGGCGCCACGTTGTGCGGCAGTTGCCTCTTTCATATTATTCCGGGCGTTCAATAGTAGGTGCCTGCGGCCAGGCCGCATGTCCAACAACGGTTCCGATCGTGAGCGGCCGTTTGTTATCACCGGCCAGGTGCAGCGTCTGCGTCGGGAAGGCAAAATCGATTCCCTCGGCGTTGAACCGTTCCTTGATCTGCGTGTTGATCCAGTCCGCGAATTCCTTGGAAGCCCAAAGTTCAGGCGGATGAAACCAGTAGTTGATCTCGATATTCAGGGAATCGGAGTTGAATTCGCTGAAATAGATTCGTGGCGGGAAGTCCGGCTGGTTGACCGCTTCGGCCGGATGAGGTTGCTGGCCGGGTGCATCCGCTTCTTTATCCGGCACGGTCAGGATTTCCTGCACGATCTGCACAGCACGACGAATCCTGTCCGGCGGAGTGTCGTAGGTGATGGCGATATCGAAGGTTCGGCGGATATAGGGCCGGCGACCGATGTTCTCGATCTCGATGGACGCCATCTTTTCATTGGGAATCACCATCAGGGGACCGGTCAGAAGACGAATCCGGGTAGACCGGAGGCCGATCGATTCCACATCACCTGTTTGTTCCAGTACTTTTAAACGCTCGCCTACCCGGTAGGGTGCATCGGCGAAAATCATGAAACTTGCGATAACGTTTTCGATCGTCGGCCGGGCTGCAAGCGCGATCGCCAGACCCCCGATGCCGACTCCGGTAAGGAGCGGCAGCAGGGAAACGCCGAGTCGGGAGAGGCCGTATACAAAAACCGCCGAGGCCAGGAAGAATCCCGTGACGCTGAAAACCGCCCGCAGATAGGATGCCTGTAATCCATCCGGGTCGATCTTTGGAGAAGAGATGATGCTCTCCGCAATGGAGCGCGAGATAGACAGGACGGTTGCCGAAACCAGCAGCCACCAGATCGGACCTAATACGATGATCATGGCCACCAGGACCGTGCCGCTGATATTGAGGTAATGATCCGTGAAAAAACGGATGATCAAAAGCGCCGCAGCAACGAGCACGTAGAACAGGATCTGCCTTCGCACACGGCTCAGGGGTGAGCGTAATGAGGCCCTTGTCACTAGCCATCGATAGGCTCTTATAGTCAGCATGTAGAAAAACAGGAAGAGGAGTGGAAGACCGATCCACTGCCATACGGTCATGGCAAGTAACCGCTGTCGCGACCAGTTCGGAAGCCAGTCCGCCCATTTCGGCGGCAGCAGCTTCCCCGGTGTACCGATATAGAAATCGAAAAAGCCTTCCGATACGGTAACTTCTTCCCTGTAGGGCAGATGCTTTGTCAGCTTGTAGAATCTCTTCAGATTATCAACCGTCTCGGGAGTGAACAGGTATTCTCCCTGACGCGGCCCTTCCTCGACACGGGCAATGACAATGGTCGTGTTGGGCAGTCGCCAGTGATAGGCGGGAGCCTGTTCCATCTCGATGGCTGCGGCATCAGGCACATCCTCCAATGGAGGAAGTTCAACCCGGTCCATAATTTCCTTCAGGCGCAAGGCGTTCTCATACGAAGCCTTTTGCCTAAGGGAGAGCGGGATTTTAGAGAGATTCAGGCAGGCAGCGGCCCTTTCCAGCTTTACCTGCGCAAGCCGGGCCCTCTCGCGTGCGGATTGAGGCGGGATCCATCCCGGAGCGGCCATATTTTCCTCGTGCGCCTCCATGAGCAGGTGATAGGAGCGGTTCATATTGGACATGAAGCTCGTTAGGGTTGCCCTCGGACTGGAGGTGTCCGGAGGCTTAAGCGGGTGCTGAGTCAGATCCTCGTCCGTCAGCAATACGCCTGGTGTGGATGCCGGTTTAAAAGGCGCCCCCACGGTGCGATGCGCAACCGGGCCAGCCAGGATCAACAGCACGCCCATCGACAGAATCATTTTAAACTGCATCCCTCTTGTCTCCATATTCATGGCCACCGCCCGTTTGTTCCTTTTTTCTGTACAACTACCCGGAGTCTGACTGGACATGCCGGCTGCCATTTCAGTTTCCTACCGGCAGGATCAGGATCGGTGCCGACATATGATCGGCGGCTCCGGCGATGCTGATCGACCATAGGGTGCGGACAAGCCTGAACTCCGTTTTTGTTTTCAAGTCGGCATCGTCGATCCAGAACCAATAGCCTCTGTATTTCACGGCGGGCGACTGGCTTTCCGATTTGCGGGCCGACAGCTTCATTTTCACGGAAGTTGCTCCGTCTTCCGGTTCAGTGCTGCAAATCCCACTGAAAAAATCATGATGGTGGTAACGATCAGGGAAAACACAACACGCGACAGGTTTTCCATGCCGGGAATTCCCATTGCATCGGAAGTGTGGCAAGCACCCCTGCGGCCAAACCCCGGGGAAGGCCCACCGTGAGCAGAAAAAACTGTTTGCGGGAAATCTGACTGCCACGCATTGCAAGTGCCACGGCAGGCATGCGGAAGGCTAACAGGAACAATGCAGCCAGGATCCCCAGTCCGATCAGGCGGGGTTCGGTTGGGAACAACAGCCCGATCAGGACAAAGAAAAAGGATTTAATCAGAAAGGTGATCTGTTGCTGAATGATGCGGCCGGTCTCCGTGCCTACAAAGACATCCGGTTGTGCTCCGGGAATGAGGCGGGGAACGATGAAGGCCGCATTGCCTACGGTCAACGAACTGGTAAGCACGGCGACGGCACCATTGCCCCCGGCCGAAACAGTTGTTCCGTATAGTGCAAGCATCCCTGCAAGAAAGAGCATGAAGCCGTGATCCTTACCTCTGAAAAAGGGATATGCCGGTATCATTATTGCAGCAAAAGCAATGCCTAGACCCACTCCTATACAGATCTGTCGACCCAGGGTCACGATTGGCTCGGAAACCCCTGAGGCTCCTTTCACAACCAAATCGATGGTCACCATGGTAACCACGACGCACAGGGCGTCGGTGGCCGATGATTCCACTTCCAGCGTGTGTGCCACAAGTTCGTCGACTCCGCCCTTCGAGACCGTCGGCATGATGATCAACGCGCTGGCTCCTCCCACAATCGCCCCCATCATCACCCAATAAACGAGTGAAGCTTCACGGACCCATCCGAGCGGGGTGACGATCAGGAAAAACAGACAAACGGCACAAACCGAAAGGATGAACCCGACAATGCCAAGCAACAATCCGCGCGGCGCAACGCGCAGCACTTCTTCCAGTTTAAGGCGGTACGCACCGCCCGCGAGAATAACCGTCAGGGCGATTGCACCAAAAAGCGGAACCGCAGGCTCGATTATATCGGGTGACACCAGCTTAAAAACCGGGCCCAATAAAATCCCGGCGCCCACCAGCCATACGACGTCGGGCAACCCGGTCTTCTCAAAAAATGACTCAGCGAAGGTTCCGAGCAATAATAGAAATGCAATAACAATCAAGGTCTGTGCAACAGGATCCATATTCGCCACTCCTATGTTTCTTTTCCGCTTTCTGACATTCCCGCAGTATTGCATATTTTGAATACGAGCATGCCTCCTCGTCCATCAGAACAGCCCAGGGCGTCAGGACGTCAGTGGTCACCAACGTGGCCGAGCATTGCGCCATCCCGATTCCTGCCCCGAACAACGCAAGCAGTCCACACAACACCTTATATTTTTTCGGCTTCATCCCGTTCCGCCTCAACGATTACTTCAGCTCAACCTTCTCCGCCTTAGGCGGAGTCCAGCCCTTCATCTGCTCCTGTTCAGACGTGAAGATCCGCGCCCGGCTGGCCGATTATGCATACGATCTTCGTGCTGTTATACCGCTTTAAAATGTCCAGGATGCACCAAGAGAAATATAATCCACATCCACATATTTCATGTCGAAACGTTCGTATTCCGCCCGAACGGCAACAGAGCTGATTTGAAAGCGCAAGCCGATGCCATACACCAGGTCGGTTCCTGTTTCATCCAGATACGACTGAAGGTAGTCTGACTCGCTTTTCCACCAAGCCGGACCCATTTTCCCAAACAAGCCGACCGGGCCGAGGTTTAAAGCACCGACCGCGAACAGATCCCAGGCCGTAACACCGATCTCCTGGTTTAAAATCTCCGCGTCCGATGCCGAACCGAAGTCGACATACGAACCTTCCACGCCTATATCAATCAATGGGATGATGCCGAAGTTGTATCCTCCGAATATCTTATAACCCAGGTCATCACCGTCAAAATCGACGCTCTGTGTTGAAACATTAAGCGCGGCAGCCCCAATGGACCCGCCAAGATACAACCCGCTTTTCTTACCCGCCAAGGCCGTATCCGCCATGATCAGAACATGCAGCACACACCCCAGCACCAATATTTTTTTCATCTCCTGTTTCTCCTTTCAGATTGTCCATTCATTTTTTATATATGTTATCCCTATTGTTGAGATTTATTGATATTGACATTGCATATCATCAACCTTCTCCGCGCGGGACGGCTTTCTGGCCTTAATTCATCTTTTCAACAGACAAAGCAACAACCTTCGTGATTTCAAAGACGACCTTTTCTCCAACACTCTGGCTTGTGAGCTCGACGTCCGGACGAACCTCCACCGTCTCGATGCTTCCATCCTGGAACGTCAGCGTGGCCGTGTGAGCCTCCAGATCGACCGCCGTGACCGTCGCCGTGGTACGGACCGCATCCGCCACCATGCCCCCCGGCTGCTCGCCTTTTTCTGCACGCATGGCAAGCACTGCTGCGCCATCATCTGCCGCGGAATTTTCATCGCCAAGATAGACCACCAGTTCCTCCTGCACGACGGCTTTTACACGATCCCCTTTCTGGATCTGGTCAAAATTAACCGCTTCCGGCCCCACCGTGATCCGCAGCTTTTCACCTCCAGGCATCAGCAGTGTGGCTTTACGCTCCTTTTGATTGATCGCCACCACTTCGGCATCCAGCGTCAGCGTATCAACGATGACGCCTCCCGGGATCCCCTCCGCAAACAGCACAGAGGTCGAGGCTTCCGCAGAGGGAACGACCTTGGGTGTCACGTTCTCAGAGCACCCGCAAAAGACGGTAACTGCAACCGCCAAAACCACACTTGATGTTATTCCATTCAATTTCATGATATTCATTTTCTCGTTTTTAATTATCCTGCGTATTTTTTTCACACTTCCACGGCGTAGTGCCGTTCAGGCTTCCCCGGACCGTCACCGGAGCATTTCCGCCTTGGGGGCCTGCCAGATTTCCATCTTCTTGAGGTCCGGCACATAGACCCTCATGATGGGGCCGATATCCTCGTCCTTACGATTGATCGGCAGCCAGTTTTCTTCTGGAACGCCTTCGGGCTTTTGAGCCGCTATGTAGATGGCAATACCCCCGTCTTGGTCAAGCTTCATGCCGGCGTTTTCACCCACGCTGTATTTTTTAAGGTCGTTGGGAATAAAGAATCCGTTCTGCAGGTCATAGAGTGTGACCGACCAGAACACCTTCGTTGGAGGAAGCTCGTCGGCAGTCATGCGGATCACGTAGTCGTGCATGGCATTCATCTGCTTTCCATCGGTGGTTGTCACGCCGGGATAGACCGCCTCGACGGCCGGCAGCCCGATCGGGCCGACAATGGACTGGAAGAGCAACAGGTCGAGGGTCATCTGGCCCTTTTCCAGAAACTTCCCGAAGAGTTCCCGCTTCTGAAACTCCTTGTCGGAGAGTTTGGCCATCTCCTCGGTGAAGATCCGCTCGGAGACCTTGCGGATCTTCGCGCCATCGACCTTCGTTACCTTGGCGGGGTCGTAGGGTTGGCTGGGCACGACACCGAGCGGCTCGTAGACAGCGAGCACCGCCTGGTCGAGCTCGTCGTCCGGATCGAAGGTGGTGTGATTGAAGACGAACTGCATCACTTCAAGCAGGTTGTTCTCGAAGATGTCCGCGTCCCGCTGACCAACCGCAGGGAACTCGAGGTCATCGATCGGCTTGGCTTTTCCTCCTTTGAACTCTGAGAGAGTGCGGATATTGACCTGCTCCATCTGCCCAACAATCCATTTAAAGCGTTTTTTATCCTTCGCATGAGGCATGATCCTCAGAACCGCCGAAATGAAGTCGCCGGAGCACTCGAAGATACGGTCGACCCCCTCGATGGACTCCCCTTTGTAACCTTCGGTCCGTTCGGTGTAGAACAGTATCTTCACGGGCTTCCTGAAGTCGCCGAGCCGTGTTGCCATCGGCACGTTGACGTAGTGGTCGTAGCCGGTGACCATCAGCGAGACGTAGTCCGAATCGAAGGCCGGCATTTCGAGGATCACCGGGTCCTTGCGCAGGACAAGCTGGGCACCGATGTAGAGCGTGTCGTTGTTGGGCCGCGCGATTTCCCGCATCGTGTGGTCTTTGA is a genomic window containing:
- a CDS encoding ISL3 family transposase; the encoded protein is MYQLDAGVRRLIYVGKSRTTKTLLRFFFEFGKERTAALKFICSDMWKPYLKVIAKKAPQALNILDRFHIVSHLTKAVNQVRIEEVKRLKDEGYDESVLRHTKYCLLKNPENLTPKQEAKLDDALSYDLKSVRAYLLKESFQLFWDYDSPYWAEWYLDKWCKRAMRSRLEPIKKFVKTVRSHQPLIMNWFKAKKAYSSGIVEGMNRNVNLVTRKAFGFRSYEVLKIALFHTVGGLPEPESTHRFCG
- the corA gene encoding magnesium/cobalt transporter CorA; this encodes MALIKKRSVMAGLPPGSLVYIGGLNAMETRIDVIDFTEAEASEQRVGSIGDCEEYLSRDSITWINVTGLGNVELLRSIGERFSIHALVLADILNTGKRSKFEEHDDYLFLILRMLHESADNSIASEQVSLFVGNNLVVSFCEQDGSVLAPVAERILSGKGRIRKSGSDYLAYAIMDVIVDGYFPMLEDLGGRIETIQSSAIGEARPEQLQDIDKLKQSMMLLRKNVLPLREVANRFELSEHELVDEKLGPYLRNVYEHTIQIIDLMEMLRDMTESAFNTYMTTVSNRMNEIMKVLTVIATIFIPLTFIAGVYGMNFENMPELKIAWAYGIAWAVMIAMAVSMLIFFRRKRWI
- a CDS encoding DUF21 domain-containing protein, which encodes MAPAAFTWIGILILIIQSGTFSGLNLAMFGISSLRLKTLAKTGNKEAAALMEMRKDSNFLLTTILWGNVGTNVLLAMLSDSVMFGAFAFLFSTVVITFCGEIIPQAYFSRHALRVASLLSPVLRFYQVLLYPVAKPSAVFLDKWLGQEGIDYISERELIEGIRLHINSPDSEMSSVEGLGAINFLKLDDLLVTQEGEPVDPDSVIQLPVSQGRPTFPDYTAASDDPFLRQVQASGKRWIIIAGEEGAPLYALDASAFLRAALFSSGKTDPMDHCCAPIVVFNRQTSLADVLGMLKAAHPDDRLEHDLILFWGEDKRIITGADLLGYLMRGITKTAG
- a CDS encoding alpha/beta hydrolase, producing the protein MLNRCRLPSLVPTVLVGVLLFAGCKSPPVDQIDLMPAPDVYGDGLLNPLPEAPEPGTAPHNGILFVTDRKPSTEKDKEKFYLNEPGYALRAGLAEIQFGEKDFTWEMAREVSLLKSRADRFPIKISTVEEWGVIEDTLPFWVDTEVLSEAERPQDATPEFVAAVNGQLSNTKKKHVYIYVHGYKVAFENPILVSAELWHFLGYNGAFIAYSWPSTPSKFAYIKDSDTSVGFARDLRLLLELLAEQTDVEKIHIIGYSNGTRLVLRVLEQLALKNQGRPEDRRSLNVPIGNVILVGSDLDRNTFGIYIADGILDVVQHMTVYISPTDKALGLARFLTHQERLGETWGAGGHAMHPASRKAMLDLQDRLSFVNVSEAEGSAKGKGHGYFRSSPWVSSDVLMTLYYGLTPKQRGLVMQEDAPIYSFPPDYITRLWDAIKEEDPVFAAKYDRMKRETGSTPTLNMNDTR
- a CDS encoding lipid-binding SYLF domain-containing protein, with amino-acid sequence MLKSFILILLMFAATGCSTLTVDRRAELDQEAVGTINKLAENNPGLEQKLSDALGYVFLGCRTMKIIPWIGWGSAKGFVVDNAIGKRTYIKASRWDVGGGYGIRDYDVMIVLYDPKLMKKAYTGKWSFGAGAEATAGTASVEGSSSQLELNKKYELFTLSERGASVTWTVNAIHFKPYKD
- a CDS encoding mechanosensitive ion channel family protein encodes the protein MAAGMSSQTPGSCTEKRNKRAVAMNMETRGMQFKMILSMGVLLILAGPVAHRTVGAPFKPASTPGVLLTDEDLTQHPLKPPDTSSPRATLTSFMSNMNRSYHLLMEAHEENMAAPGWIPPQSARERARLAQVKLERAAACLNLSKIPLSLRQKASYENALRLKEIMDRVELPPLEDVPDAAAIEMEQAPAYHWRLPNTTIVIARVEEGPRQGEYLFTPETVDNLKRFYKLTKHLPYREEVTVSEGFFDFYIGTPGKLLPPKWADWLPNWSRQRLLAMTVWQWIGLPLLFLFFYMLTIRAYRWLVTRASLRSPLSRVRRQILFYVLVAAALLIIRFFTDHYLNISGTVLVAMIIVLGPIWWLLVSATVLSISRSIAESIISSPKIDPDGLQASYLRAVFSVTGFFLASAVFVYGLSRLGVSLLPLLTGVGIGGLAIALAARPTIENVIASFMIFADAPYRVGERLKVLEQTGDVESIGLRSTRIRLLTGPLMVIPNEKMASIEIENIGRRPYIRRTFDIAITYDTPPDRIRRAVQIVQEILTVPDKEADAPGQQPHPAEAVNQPDFPPRIYFSEFNSDSLNIEINYWFHPPELWASKEFADWINTQIKERFNAEGIDFAFPTQTLHLAGDNKRPLTIGTVVGHAAWPQAPTIERPE
- a CDS encoding cation:proton antiporter domain-containing protein; amino-acid sequence: MDPVAQTLIVIAFLLLLGTFAESFFEKTGLPDVVWLVGAGILLGPVFKLVSPDIIEPAVPLFGAIALTVILAGGAYRLKLEEVLRVAPRGLLLGIVGFILSVCAVCLFFLIVTPLGWVREASLVYWVMMGAIVGGASALIIMPTVSKGGVDELVAHTLEVESSATDALCVVVTMVTIDLVVKGASGVSEPIVTLGRQICIGVGLGIAFAAIMIPAYPFFRGKDHGFMLFLAGMLALYGTTVSAGGNGAVAVLTSSLTVGNAAFIVPRLIPGAQPDVFVGTETGRIIQQQITFLIKSFFFVLIGLLFPTEPRLIGLGILAALFLLAFRMPAVALAMRGSQISRKQFFLLTVGLPRGLAAGVLATLPMQWEFPAWKTCRVLCFP
- a CDS encoding porin family protein, which produces MKKILVLGCVLHVLIMADTALAGKKSGLYLGGSIGAAALNVSTQSVDFDGDDLGYKIFGGYNFGIIPLIDIGVEGSYVDFGSASDAEILNQEIGVTAWDLFAVGALNLGPVGLFGKMGPAWWKSESDYLQSYLDETGTDLVYGIGLRFQISSVAVRAEYERFDMKYVDVDYISLGASWTF